One stretch of Candidatus Bathyarchaeia archaeon DNA includes these proteins:
- the rpsJ gene encoding 30S ribosomal protein S10 — MVRKARIRLTSTDYEKLEVVCEELRSIAQKTGVKINGPVPLPTKRLRVPVLKAPSGSGTATWDRWEMRIHKRLIDIDSEERVMRRIMRIRVPEEVHVTIELI; from the coding sequence ATGGTTAGAAAAGCACGAATCCGGCTAACGAGCACCGATTACGAGAAACTGGAAGTAGTATGTGAAGAACTCAGAAGCATAGCCCAAAAAACAGGAGTCAAAATCAATGGTCCCGTTCCGTTGCCCACTAAACGCCTGCGCGTACCCGTATTAAAGGCGCCATCAGGCTCAGGCACAGCCACATGGGACAGGTGGGAAATGCGCATTCATAAACGCTTAATTGATATTGACAGCGAAGAACGCGTCATGAGGCGAATCATGCGTATCCGCGTTCCTGAAGAAGTTCACGTCACAATTGAGCTTATTTAG